AAGGTCTTTTGGATCGTCGACTTGGACCAGATCACAAAGGAGCAGCGAGAAGCAACCGGGGGTAAAAAAGACCCGATGCGGACGTTTATCGAATGCCGAGAGAAAGTGCTTCATGGTAAGAAATACGCGAAGCGGGTCCGGGTGATCGTGAATAACCCCTGCCTTGAGTTCTGGTTCCTGCTTCATTACACACATACGGACAAATCTTTCGGGGGCTACGAGGAATTGGCAAAAGCACTGAAGAAGCACATGAAAGACTACAATAAGTCGGAAGGCTATTTCAAGCAGAAAAACAATGACATCTATTTGAAGCTAAAGCCGCGCTTAAAGAAGGCCATGGAGCATTCCGATCGCCTCGGCTCATTTGAGCCGAAAGATTCTTCGAGAGCGGTAAGCGAAATGCCGCAATTCTTCCGAACCGAAGAGTTGAACGGGCTCTTTTGAGGTGTTCCCCAAACAGCAAATCGGGTAGAGAGATCCTATAAAGATTTCCCTACCCGATTTGCCGTTTATGGGCGGACAATT
The sequence above is drawn from the Tannerella serpentiformis genome and encodes:
- a CDS encoding RloB family protein, with protein sequence MGRIKRKTNPAFAIVADGETEIWYLQMMKQNERQVRLTIKPELPKKKRIEDQCELVCKLAQGEYDKVFWIVDLDQITKEQREATGGKKDPMRTFIECREKVLHGKKYAKRVRVIVNNPCLEFWFLLHYTHTDKSFGGYEELAKALKKHMKDYNKSEGYFKQKNNDIYLKLKPRLKKAMEHSDRLGSFEPKDSSRAVSEMPQFFRTEELNGLF